In Gambusia affinis linkage group LG08, SWU_Gaff_1.0, whole genome shotgun sequence, a single window of DNA contains:
- the LOC122835560 gene encoding uncharacterized protein K02A2.6-like codes for MAQVGKIDDFRPEVEPWTAYIERLEQYLEANDIDEEKHVAVLLSVMGAKAYGLLRNLVQPGKPKDKTFGEIVDILKEHYEPKPILVAERFRFNKCNQKTSQTVAQYVAELKQQAANCDFGASLDSALRDRFVSGIKNEACQRRLLSEDRLTFAKAFEIALNMETADRDTRQLRGAEGEWSSEGNIHKVRPVKTNMCYRCKGKNHNANECHFKETKCHNCGKIGHIRKACRAKVQKSHEKSVPSRSSRDTKYVMAEEDPEEELALLTVTAEDDERYKATFAIDNMDLEMEIDTGAAKSVISYPTYLKKFSHLPLQPAKVKLKAYNGGRICVLGQLVAKVVYEDQALVLPLLVVKGHGASLCGRNWLTKLRLNWQQIKYVGVPKHLSLNELLDTYSDVFKEELGTLKDIKATIVVKPEMLPKFNKHRPLPFAMKEKVEKELERLEKCNIITPVKHSEWAAPIVPVLKRDASIRLCGDYKVSVNQALEADTYPLPRLEELLATLRGGKYFSKIDLAAAYQQVLLNEDSKKYTTINTHKGLFVYNRLPFGISTAPSIFQRIMENIMKGLPVVVYLDDLLITGCSTAEHLSNLEKVLQRLQENGLRVKRSKCEFNKPQIEFLGHVLDEHGVHPSEEKVRAIQDAPAPSNVKELQAFLGLVNYYGRFVPMQSTALAPLYKLLKDSVTWRWTALEQAAFDRCKGLLTSDRVLAHYDSNLPLTLACDASAYGIGAVIQHTMPSGEERPIAYASRTLSPAEKKYSQIEKEALGLIYGVKKFHQYLWGRHFTLATDHRPLLTLFGEHKTLPTLAAARIQRWAIILSAYDYHIVFKKSAEHSNADGLSRCPLPEASDSGTALSSAVVNSLLTVHLEGAPLNATQVARATRTDMDLSKVYQYVMEGWPSVTDETLKAYHNKRSELSTERGCVLWGTRVIIPSKMRKTVLNEIHSGHQGIVKSKALARKYVWWPNLDHDLEQVCKTCETCQLEQKMPQHVPLHPWEFPGESWKRLHIDFAGPFLESMFMVVVDSYSKWLEVFRMPHITSQATITKLKRLFASYGLPEQIVTDNATTFTSAEFQTFVAQNGILHTTSAPGHPATNGLAERFVQTFKVGMKKLASQSGNIEDKLSLFLLQYRVTPNCTTGQSPADVFLRRHIRTRLDFIKPNTKETVRRKQYQQKAQHDFTAVDRSFSVDDAVYLRNTGGGVHKWIPGQVVRQTGPVSYEVKERYSNTVHRRHGDQLRTQAVAEPDIEDSETPTQEQNDVNITPKQSDLDSGVHPPVSPDPSVVLRRSTRTRKTPKRYCE; via the coding sequence ATGGCTCAGGTTGGCAAAATAGATGACTTCAGACCAGAGGTCGAGCCATGGACAGCTTATATCGAGCGTCTGGAGCAGTACCTGGAAGCTAACGACATTGACGAAGAAAAGCACGTGGCGGTGTTGCTAAGTGTAATGGGTGCTAAAGCATACGGACTTTTACGAAACTTAGTACAGCCTGGAAAACCAAAAGACAAGACATTTGGTGAGATTGTGGACATTTTGAAAGAACACTACGAACCCAAGCCCATATTAGTTGCTGAACGTTTCCGTTTTaataaatgcaaccaaaagACGAGTCAGACTGTTGCCCAGTATGTCGCTGAGctaaaacaacaagcagctAATTGTGATTTTGGTGCGTCGCTGGATTCTGCACTGAGGGATCGGTTCGTAAGTGGAATCAAAAATGAAGCGTGCCAGAGGAGGTTACTTTCAGAGGACCGGCTGACTTTCGCCAAAGCTTTTGAGATTGCTCTCAATATGGAGACTGCAGACAGAGACACTCGACAGCTTAGAGGCGCGGAGGGTGAATGGTCTAGTGAGGGAAACATTCACAAGGTGAGgccagtaaaaacaaatatgtgctACAGATGCAAAGGGAAAAATCATAATGCAAAtgaatgtcattttaaagagaCTAAATGCCATAATTGTGGAAAGATTGGACACATTAGGAAAGCATGTCGAGCTAAAGTGCAAAAGAGTCATGAAAAGAGTGTGCcaagcaggagcagcagagacacaaaGTATGTGATGGCTGAGGAAGACCCAGAAGAGGAGTTAGCCCTTTTGACTGTTACTGCTGAGGATGATGAAAGATATAAAGCAACATTTGCAATAGACAATATGGATTTGGAAATGGAAATTGACACAGGAGCAGCAAAAAGTGTCATTTCATATCCTACATACTTGAAAAAGTTCTCTCACCTGCCCTTGCAGCCAGCTAAAGTGAAGCTGAAAGCTTACAATGGAGGACGTATTTGTGTTTTGGGACAGCTGGTAGCAAAAGTAGTGTATGAAGACCAAGCTCTAGTTTTGCCACTTTTGGTTGTAAAGGGACATGGCGCATCACTATGTGGAAGGAACTGGTTGACAAAACTCCGACTTAATTGGCAGCAGATTAAGTACGTGGGTGTGCCAAAACACTTATCACTCAATGAGCTTTTGGATACTTATAGTGATGTATTCAAGGAGGAGTTAGGCACATTGAAGGACATTAAAGCTACCATTGTGGTCAAACCTGAGATGCTGCCCAAATTTAATAAACACAGGCCTCTTCCTTTCGCGATGAaggaaaaggtggaaaaagaaCTCGAAAGACTGGAAAAGTGTAACATTATTACACCTGTGAAACACAGCGAGTGGGCAGCACCGATAGTGCCAGTGCTAAAGAGGGACGCTTCTATTCGCTTGTGTGGAGATTACAAAGTGTCAGTGAACCAAGCCCTTGAAGCTGATACATACCCTCTACCACGTTTGGAGGAACTATTGGCAACACTCAGGGGGGGAAAGTACTTTTCAAAGATAGATCTGGCAGCAGCCTATCAACAAGTTCTGTTGAATGAGGATTCCAAGAAGTACACAACTATCAATACTCATAAAGGACTGTTCGTTTACAACAGACTTCCTTTTGGAATCAGTACAGCTCCATCAATTTTCCAGCGAATTATGGAAAACATTATGAAAGGATTACCAGTGGTGGTCTACCTGGATGACTTGCTCATCACTGGATGCTCAACAGCAGAACATCTGAGCAACCTGGAGAAGGTCCTGCAACGCCTTCAGGAGAATGGTCTGCGAGTAAAACGTTCCAAGTGTGAGTTTAACAAGCCACAAATTGAATTTCTGGGACACGTTTTGGATGAACATGGAGTCCACCCTTCAGAAGAAAAGGTGAGGGCAATACAGGACGCTCCTGCTCCTAGTAATGTGAAAGAACTTCAAGCGTTCCTGGGACTTGTTAACTATTATGGGAGATTTGTGCCAATGCAAAGCACAGCCCTGGCTCCACTTTACAAGTTACTGAAAGACAGTGTGACTTGGAGATGGACTGCACTGGAGCAGGCAGCGTTCGATAGGTGCAAAGGTCTGCTGACAAGTGATCGGGTACTGGCGCATTATGACTCCAACCTGCCTCTCACTTTAGCGTGTGATGCTTCTGCATATGGCATCGGTGCTGTTATACAGCACACAATGCCAAGTGGGGAGGAGCGACCAATAGCATACGCTTCCCGAACACTGTccccagcagaaaaaaagtacTCTCAAATAGAAAAAGAGGCTCTTGGTCTGATTTATGGAGTAAAAAAGTTTCACCAGTACCTATGGGGTAGGCATTTCACCTTAGCAACAGACCATCGCCCCCTGCTGACGCTTTTTGGGGAGCACAAGACCCTACCTACCTTAGCTGCAGCACGCATTCAAAGATGGGCTATCATATTGTCAGCATATGATTAccacattgttttcaaaaaatcaGCAGAACATAGCAATGCAGATGGGCTTTCTCGTTGTCCTCTGCCGGAAGCAAGCGACTCTGGAACAGCATTGAGTTCAGCAGTGGTAAACTCACTGCTAACTGTGCATTTGGAAGGGGCTCCACTAAATGCGACCCAGGTCGCTCGGGCCACACGCACAGACATGGACTTGTCAAAGGTTTACCAGTATGTCATGGAAGGTTGGCCCTCTGTTACGGATGAGACTTTAAAGGCTTATCACAACAAGAGGAGTGAGCTTTCAACTGAGAGGGGTTGTGTTTTGTGGGGAACCAGAGTGATTATACCCTCTAAAATGAGAAAGACTGTGTTAAATGAGATTCACTCTGGTCACCAAGGCATCGTAAAATCCAAGGCCTTAGCTCGCAAATATGTTTGGTGGCCAAACCTGGATCATGACCTGGAACAGGTTTGCAAAACGTGTGAAACATGTCAACTGGAACAGAAGATGCCGCAGCATGTTCCATTGCATCCCTGGGAGTTCCCTGGTGAATCCTGGAAAAGACTGCATATTGACTTTGCTGGACCTTTCCTCGAAAGCATGTTTATGGTTGTGGTTGATTCGTATTCGAAGTGGTTGGAGGTGTTTCGTATGCCACACATCACATCACAAGCCACAATTACGAAGTTGAAGAGACTGTTTGCTTCGTATGGACTTCCTGAACAAATAGTCACAGATAATGCTACCACTTTTACATCTGCAGAGTTCCAAACGTTTGTGGCACAAAATGGCATTTTGCACACAACGAGTGCACCAGGACACCCTGCCACTAATGGTTTGGCTGAGAGATTTGTGCAGACATTTAAAGTGGGCATGAAAAAGCTTGCCAGCCAATCAGGCAACATTGAGGACaaactttcattgtttttgctaCAGTACCGTGTTACGCCAAACTGCACGACGGGCCAGTCTCCAGCTGACGTGTTCTTGCGCAGACACATCCGCACCCGACTGGATTTCATCAAACCTAACACCAAGGAGACTGTTCGCAGGAAGCAGTATCAACAAAAGGCTCAGCATGACTTCACTGCCGTGGACCGCTCTTTTTCTGTTGATGATGCTGTTTATCTTCGCAACACAGGGGGAGGAGTTCACAAGTGGATACCTGGGCAGGTTGTAAGACAAACTGGTCCAGTCTCTTATGAAGTGAAAGAGCGGTACTCAAACACTGTGCACAGACGACATGGAGATCAGCTTCGTACCCAAGCTGTAGCTGAACCAGATATTGAGGACAGTGAAACACCAACACAAGAGCAAAATGATGTAAACATTACACCCAAACAAAGTGATTTGGACTCTGGGGTGCACCCTCCTGTTTCCCCAGATCCTTCAGTGGTTTTGAGGCGTTCCACACGAACACGGAAGACGCCAAAACGATATTGTGAATAG
- the LOC122835323 gene encoding UDP-glucuronosyltransferase 2C1-like: protein MGRLTTKHTNKAEKEENKVFSLQLLFMKIKTRFRNSAISMKMPHSSFLTFMLLLVQLSIASGGKILVFPLDGSHWVNMKVIIEELHARGHEITVLRPSDSWYVKEKSPLYTSVTLSCRGGFEENFDVYLSRQLEIRLQIKPGSFWSNIWAHMQMEWVLLDQFSQFHKKVGDVITHMFENEDLMQSLEAAKYDLVLTDPGIGVGAMLARKLQLPLVFNVRWTIQGEAHFLIAPSPLSYIPFTATELTDKMTFPQRLKNVLSYFVGMFTLSYITEPAYKPIVKRFFGPNVDYSTFFLDADIWLMRNDFVFEFPRPTVPNVVYMGGFQCKPSKSLPADLEEFVQSSGDHGIVVMTLGTLVSNLPQDVSEEIAAAFAQLPQKVIWRYVGQKPNNLGNNTLLVKWLPQNNLLGHPKTRVFITHGGTNGVQEAIYHGVPVIGLPLFFDQPDNLSRVKAKGAAVIVDIAMLDRHIFKDALMTVIYNSTYGDNMRTLSKLHRDQPVKPLDQAVFWIEYVIRHKGARHLLTHAHKMSWFVYNSVDVFTALLAAVLLATIILIVVVRFMWRKIFTGRKIKQQ, encoded by the exons ATGGGACGTTTGactacaaaacacacaaacaaggcagagaaggaggagaacAAAGTGTTTTCTCTTCAGCTGCTGTTTATGAAGATAAAAACCAGATTCAG GAATTCTGCGATCAGCATGAAGATGCCTCATTCTTCTTTTCTCACCTTTATGTTGCTCTTAGTCCAACTATCAATTGCATCAGGGGGCAAAATTCTGGTGTTCCCATTGGACGGAAGCCACTGGGTAAACATGAAAGTGATCATAGAGGAACTGCATGCCAGGGGCCACGAGATCACAGTGCTTCGGCCCTCTGACAGCTGGTACGTCAAGGAAAAGTCCCCCCTCTACACCTCTGTCACTCTTTCCTGCCGTGGAGGATTTGAGGAAAACTTCGACGTGTACTTATCTCGACAGCTGGAGATTCGGCTTCAGATAAAACCCGGATCATTTTGGTCCAACATCTGGGCTCACATGCAAATGGAGTGGGTGCTACTAGACCAGTTCTCCCAGTTTCATAAGAAAGTGGGGGATGTAATTACACACATGTTTGAGAATGAGGATCTGATGCAGTCCTTGGAAGCTGCCAAATATGATTTGGTCCTGACAGACCCTGGCATCGGTGTAGGTGCAATGTTGGCGCGCAAACTCCAACTTCCTCTGGTGTTTAATGTCCGTTGGACCATCCAGGGTGAAGCCCACTTCCTCATTGCTCCTTCACCTCTCTCATACATTCCCTTTACTGCAACCGAGCTCACAGATAAAATGACTTTCCCTCAGAGATTAAAGAACGTCTTGAGTTACTTTGTAGGGATGTTCACTTTATCGTACATCACAGAACCTGCCTACAAACCAATCGTCAAACGCTTCTTTGGCCCTAATGTGGATTACTCAACCTTTTTTCTTGATGCTGATATCTGGCTCATGAGAaatgactttgtgtttgaattccCGCGTCCAACAGTGCCCAATGTCGTCTACATGGGAGGGTTTCAGTGTAAGCCTTCTAAGTCCCTCCCTGCTGATCTGGAGGAGTTTGTCCAAAGCTCTGGAGATCACGGGATTGTTGTAATGACTCTAGGAACTCTGGTGAGCAACCTGCCGCAGGATGTCTCTGAAGAGATAGCTGCAGCATTTGCCCAGCTGCCTCAGAAGGTTATTTGGAGGTATGTAggacaaaaaccaaacaacctTGGCAACAACACATTGCTAGTGAAGTGGCTGCCTCAAAACAACCTCTTAGGTCATCCTAAAACTCGAGTATTCATCACCCATGGAGGCACCAACGGTGTCCAGGAGGCAATTTACCACGGTGTTCCGGTGATTGGACTTCCTTTATTCTTCGATCAGCCTGATAATCTATCCAGGGTCAAGGCGAAGGGAGCAGCTGTCATCGTAGACATTGCCATGCTCGACAGGCATATCTTCAAAGACGCTCTGATGACAGTAATTTACAACTCCACCTATGGAGATAACATGCGGACGCTCTCAAAGCTGCACAGAGATCAGCCGGTGAAACCTTTGGATCAGGCTGTGTTTTGGATCGAGTATGTCATAAGACACAAAGGAGCCCGTCATCTGCTGACACATGCCCATAAAATGTCCTGGTTTGTTTACAACTCTGTTGATGTCTTTACTGCTTTGTTAGCAGCTGTTCTGCTTGCAACAATCATCTTGATTGTAGTTGTTAGGTTTATGTGGAGGAAGATTTTCACTgggagaaaaattaaacaacagtaa